The genomic window GACCCGGAACCGCGTCTTCGGCGCCAGCAGCGCATCCAGGGAGCCGGGCAGGAACCAGGGGTCGGTGTAGCCGAGGCTGTAGCTGTCCACAGACCGCTTGATCTCGCCGGTGGGGAAGGCCCGCCGCAGGAAGGGGCTGTCCAGGGTCTGGTCGCCGGCCCGCAGGCCGGCATCCAGGGTGCGCCCCATGCCGCCCACATTCAGCCGCTGCGCGTTCAGGCCGAAGTGATAGCCCTGGGTCTTGTCGTAGCCGAAGGATTCCGAGAACACCCAGGGGCTGCGCTCCTGCAGGCGCACCGCCAGGTCCCCCCGCTGCCAGGGCTGCTGTTCCTGGTCGGGCAGATCCTTCAAGGTGAGCAGATCCACGCGCTGGAACGCGCCCAGGCCGCCCAGCTGGATCTGGCCCTGATCGAGTTTCGCGGGATCCAGCGGGCTGCCGGGAGCCAGCTCTGTTTCGCGCAGTACGGCCTCCGCGCGGGTGCGATCGGCGCCCTGGACAACCAGGCGGCGGACGCGGTCCAGGGGCTGGGCCGGCACCTGCACCCGCACCACCGGCTGGGTCTCGTCATCCTCGAAAGCCAGCCTCACCTGAGGGTTGGCAGCCCCGGCTGAAGCGAGTCGCCGACGGAGGTCGGAGACCACCAGGGCCAGGTCGTTCCGCACCAGGGGCAGCGCAGGCTTGAACGCCAGCCGGGCTCCGTCGGCGGTCGCTTCCAGGTGCCCCTCGAAGCCCTGGAGATGCCGGCGATCGGAATGGTAGTCCCTCGTACCGCGCACCGGAGCGGGCTGGTCCGACAGCGCCAACAGCAGGCTCTTGGCCAGCTGATCCCGGGGGAAGGCGGGATCAGCCGGGAGTTCCAGCACCAGCGCATCGAGGAAGCGGCGCTGGCCCTCGCGGATGATGAGGCGCACATCCACGGAGCCATCCTTGCCGACCTCCACGCGCCGCCGCACCCGCACCTCCGGAAAGCCGCGCTGAAGGTAGTGGGCGGTGAGGCGATCCTCCAGGGCCTTCATGGCCTCGGTCTTGGCGTGCGGGGGGAGAAGCAGGAAGCGCTTCGGCAGGCGGACGGCCGCCTGCAGCTCGTCGTCGGAGAGTTCCCGATTCCCTTCAAAGGTGACCCGACCGAGAATCTTGCGGGGTCCGGGCACCACGGTGAAGGTGATCACCACGGCCTCGGGGCGCTCCAGCGTCCCGGCCGTGACCTCGCGGACATAGGTCACCTGGGCCTCGGGGTGGCCCTGGTCGCGGTAGTAGCCCGTGATCCGCCCGGCGCCTTCGTCCAGCAGGCTCGGCGAATAGCGTTCGGCGCGGGCCATGGGCACGAATTCCGACAGCCGGGGACGGCCGCCCCACAAGGGACCCAGGAGGCTGAGCCCCTTCGCCTTCAGCGTGACCTTGGGCCCGGGCTTGATCTCCAGGATCATCACGCCGTCTTCGTTTTCCACCGGCAGCAGACGGACCGAGCCCTCCAGCCGCTTGTCCTTCACCAGTCGCTGGCGCAGGCGGCGCTGAGCTTCCCGCTGGACGGCGGGGGTCCAGTGGGTCCGCCCCGGCGCGATCCCCGCGATCTTCAGCAGAGCCTCCCGCGCGTAGGGCGCGGGGTCGCCTTCCAGCCGCACCTCCTGGATGACCCGGGGCGCCCCGAGGCTCAGGATCAGCCGGAGCTTCCGCCCCCCGGCCTCCAGCGCGGTGCTGACTTTGGCGCGGCGATACCCCGCCTCCCGCAGCCGTTGCTCGGAGTCTCTTTCCAGGGCCTCCAGCCGCTGGGCACCCAGCCGCTGACCCTTCCGCAGGTCCGCCGGGAGGGTCTTCCGCAGGTCCGCCGGAAGCGGGTCGCCCTCCCAGCGCCACTCGGCGACCGGGACCAGGGGATCAAGGCGCAGGATGACCTCCCCGCCAGCCCCGAGACTGCCCTCCACGGTGCGGTAGCGATCCACCAGACGCACTGCCGCCAGGGCCCGCTGAAAGCCCTCGGGATCGACCTTCTGACCCGGCTGCAGACCAAGGGCCGCCCGGGCGAACCGGCGATCATCCTCATCGCCACCTTCGATCCGGATGGAGGCCACGGGAGACGACACTGCAGCCTCCTGACCCGCGGCTGGTGCCAGGATCAGGAGGCTGCAACCCAGGGCGGCGCGGACGCGCACCGGCTCAGAATCCGGCCAGGGCTTCGTCCTCGGTGTCCTTCACTTCGAAAACCGAGTGCAGGCTGGTCATCTTGATGAGGCTGAAGATCTTGGAGCTCATGCCGCAGATGCGCAGCTCACCGCCCTTACCCTTGATGGAGGTGAAACAGCCCACCAGCTCGCCCACGCCTGAAGAATCCAGGTAGCTTACTTTGCTGAAGTTAATCACGATCTTGCGGGCGCCGTTCGTCAGGGAGGTGCGAACGGCCTCCCCCAGTTCCTGGTCGCCATCACCCAGGGTGATCTTGCCTTCGGGGTAGAGGATCAGCACGTCGTTGTGCTTGCGCGTGTTCATGATCATGGGGGCCTCGAGGTGAGCGGTAAGTGTAGCAAAGGTGCCAAGGTGCGGCGCAAGCCCATCCCCAGGGGCACCCGGAAAGGTTCCGGCACGGGGTCTGCATCCTCCTCCTCGGAAGCCGGGTCCGCCCGGCCCATTCTGCAGGGTGCGCCATGTTCGATCTCATCAGCGGTAACGGCATGATCCAGACCATGGATCGAGGCCTGACGCTGGCTTCCAAGCGCCAGACGCTCATCGCCTCCAACCTGGCGAACCTGGATACCCCCGGGTACCGGACCCGGGATTTTAGCTTTGAAGGTGCCATGAAGGCTGCTCTTGATGGGCAATCTTCGCCCAACACCATGGCGACCACCCACCCCATGCACCTCCAGGGCAGCGGGAGCGAGTCCCTGCCGCCCAGCACCGACCCCCTGCGGCCCAGTTCTGAGCGCAACGACTGCAACGATGTGAGTCTGGACCGGGAGAACATGCTGCTTTCCCGCACCCAGACCACCTACCAGAGCGCCTCCACCTTCATGCAGGTCGAGCTTCGGAAGCTCTATTCCCTCATCCGAGAAGCGAGCGCGCACTGATGAGCATCCCGCAGATTCTCGACATCGCCAGCACCGGCATGGCCGCCCAGCGGCTCCGCGTGCAGCTCATCGCCTCGAACATCGCCAACAGCGAGACCACCCGCACGAAGGAGGGCGGACCCTACCGCCGGAAGGACGCGGTCTTCCAGTCCGAGAACCTCGGCTTCTCAGGCGCCCTGGCCGCGGCTGGCGTGAAGGTCGCCTCCATCCAGACCAGCCAGGAGCCCTTTCTGACCCGCCTGGAGCCCGGACACCCGGATGCCGACGCCGACGGCGTGGTGAGCTACCCCAATGTCAACCCCGTGGAGGAGATGGTGAACCTCACCGAGGCCAGCCGGGCCTATGAGGCCAACATCGCCGTGGTCCGCGCCGCCAAGACCATGGCCACCTCCGCCCTGGAGATCCTCCGCGTGCAGTAGCCTGTCGGATTTTCGACTTGCCCCTTTCCAGCCCCCGACCGATCGTGTGAATGGCCTTATCTCTCTGAGCCGACCCCATGGACCCACTCCAGAACCTCCCCCAGCTGTCCCCCCTCAGCCCCGTCTCCGGAACCACGAAGCCCGGCCAGGGCGGCGTGGGCGGAACGGAAGAGAACCTGAACTTCGGCGACCTCCTCAAGCAGGCCATGCAGGAGGTGAACCAGGTTTCAGCCCAGGCTGAAGGTGAGGCACGGAACTTGATG from Geothrix sp. includes these protein-coding regions:
- a CDS encoding BamA/TamA family outer membrane protein; amino-acid sequence: MRVRAALGCSLLILAPAAGQEAAVSSPVASIRIEGGDEDDRRFARAALGLQPGQKVDPEGFQRALAAVRLVDRYRTVEGSLGAGGEVILRLDPLVPVAEWRWEGDPLPADLRKTLPADLRKGQRLGAQRLEALERDSEQRLREAGYRRAKVSTALEAGGRKLRLILSLGAPRVIQEVRLEGDPAPYAREALLKIAGIAPGRTHWTPAVQREAQRRLRQRLVKDKRLEGSVRLLPVENEDGVMILEIKPGPKVTLKAKGLSLLGPLWGGRPRLSEFVPMARAERYSPSLLDEGAGRITGYYRDQGHPEAQVTYVREVTAGTLERPEAVVITFTVVPGPRKILGRVTFEGNRELSDDELQAAVRLPKRFLLLPPHAKTEAMKALEDRLTAHYLQRGFPEVRVRRRVEVGKDGSVDVRLIIREGQRRFLDALVLELPADPAFPRDQLAKSLLLALSDQPAPVRGTRDYHSDRRHLQGFEGHLEATADGARLAFKPALPLVRNDLALVVSDLRRRLASAGAANPQVRLAFEDDETQPVVRVQVPAQPLDRVRRLVVQGADRTRAEAVLRETELAPGSPLDPAKLDQGQIQLGGLGAFQRVDLLTLKDLPDQEQQPWQRGDLAVRLQERSPWVFSESFGYDKTQGYHFGLNAQRLNVGGMGRTLDAGLRAGDQTLDSPFLRRAFPTGEIKRSVDSYSLGYTDPWFLPGSLDALLAPKTRFRVEGAYIEEARAAFFARRRRFTPSLEWKISPVQVVQLGYRFERVEVAANTDSDGHPLYRKEDLVLIARTPDRSIISAPYLQVAVDRRDRPYDPTQGTFFLGKLELANQVFGTSTNSSFVKLDLRHQWNWPVGFHAENGVVMASARLGLARPTAQSAKDLPLSERFFGGGSFTVRGVEPDMLGDIQRTDSLGHELAQPIPLGGQALVVMNLEYRFPLFGMQSVWAEIFVDSGQVYRSLTTETDPTDPQKSIRPSFPALRTTLGAGLILKLGFPLKLEYAADWKRIMGRPRTQNERDTQLKSLLISAGFQF
- the flgC gene encoding flagellar basal body rod protein FlgC codes for the protein MSIPQILDIASTGMAAQRLRVQLIASNIANSETTRTKEGGPYRRKDAVFQSENLGFSGALAAAGVKVASIQTSQEPFLTRLEPGHPDADADGVVSYPNVNPVEEMVNLTEASRAYEANIAVVRAAKTMATSALEILRVQ
- a CDS encoding STAS domain-containing protein, encoding MIMNTRKHNDVLILYPEGKITLGDGDQELGEAVRTSLTNGARKIVINFSKVSYLDSSGVGELVGCFTSIKGKGGELRICGMSSKIFSLIKMTSLHSVFEVKDTEDEALAGF
- the fliE gene encoding flagellar hook-basal body complex protein FliE, translating into MDPLQNLPQLSPLSPVSGTTKPGQGGVGGTEENLNFGDLLKQAMQEVNQVSAQAEGEARNLMTGESADMHTAMLAVQKADLSFQMMMAVRSKLIDAYREVMRMQM
- the flgB gene encoding flagellar basal body rod protein FlgB; this encodes MFDLISGNGMIQTMDRGLTLASKRQTLIASNLANLDTPGYRTRDFSFEGAMKAALDGQSSPNTMATTHPMHLQGSGSESLPPSTDPLRPSSERNDCNDVSLDRENMLLSRTQTTYQSASTFMQVELRKLYSLIREASAH